One segment of Anopheles stephensi strain Indian chromosome 3, UCI_ANSTEP_V1.0, whole genome shotgun sequence DNA contains the following:
- the LOC118513887 gene encoding uncharacterized protein LOC118513887: MFAGSASSRTWPGPAVTQVRVAIYVLHVFSLPWLLPVRVNAVRIQKRRDTPFSLTFSALEIWTKNCERTPRRRSSITDTPLTYVKQIVKLVQMQKWVNRVACRSPTSIHNK, from the exons ATGTTTGCCGGGTCAGCTTCCTCCCGGACATGGCCCGGTCCGGCAGTGACGCAGGTCCGTGTAGCGATCTATGTTTTACACGTGTTCTCGTTGCCTTGGCTACTACCGGTCCGGGTAAACGCGGTTAGAATTCAAAAGCGAAGGGACACACCGTTCTCGCTAACCTTTTCGGCACTGGAGATCTGGACGAAG AATTGCGAGAGAACGCCACGACGCCGTTCGAGCATCACCGATACGCCGCTAACTTATGTGAAGCAGATAGTGAAGCTTGTCCAAATGCAGAAATGGGTAAACCGTGTAGCATGCCGTTCGCCAACCAGCATTCACAATAAATAG